Proteins from one Comamonas flocculans genomic window:
- a CDS encoding DMT family transporter → MQTALLTAIAMLAFAANSVLARMALSDGAIDPLAYTGIRLSAGAAVLVCAALWHARRKQAGGDRGAGAPARPRAAWLGGSWQGAFSLTLYAATFSVAYVMVPTGPGALILFAFVQIAMLAWAVYRGDRPAPLEWLGMAIAFAALVYLVSPGLVAPPLPGAVLMAVAGVAWGAYCLVGRGSQAPVADSAGNFARSAPAGLVLIALGLLRLRPSWQGVTLGLVSGAITSGLGYIIWYSALPRLSRSRAALVQLTVPAIAAAGGVVFIGEAITTRLVLATLGITGGVALALLASQRRAPAPVLKHPET, encoded by the coding sequence GTGCAGACCGCCCTCCTCACCGCCATCGCCATGCTGGCCTTCGCCGCCAACTCGGTGCTGGCGCGCATGGCGCTGTCGGACGGCGCCATCGACCCCCTCGCCTACACCGGCATACGCCTGAGCGCCGGCGCCGCCGTGCTGGTGTGCGCCGCACTCTGGCACGCGCGGCGCAAGCAGGCAGGGGGCGACCGTGGCGCCGGTGCGCCCGCCAGGCCGCGCGCTGCCTGGCTGGGCGGCAGCTGGCAGGGGGCGTTCTCGCTCACGCTGTATGCCGCCACCTTCTCGGTGGCCTACGTCATGGTGCCGACCGGGCCGGGTGCGCTGATCCTGTTTGCCTTCGTGCAGATAGCCATGCTCGCCTGGGCGGTGTATCGGGGCGACCGCCCTGCGCCGCTGGAGTGGCTGGGCATGGCCATCGCCTTTGCCGCGCTGGTCTATCTGGTCTCGCCCGGGCTGGTGGCGCCGCCGCTGCCGGGCGCGGTGCTGATGGCCGTTGCCGGCGTGGCCTGGGGCGCGTACTGCCTGGTGGGGCGCGGCTCGCAGGCGCCGGTGGCCGATTCCGCCGGCAACTTCGCGCGCAGCGCGCCGGCCGGGCTGGTGCTGATCGCCCTCGGGCTCCTGCGCCTGCGCCCGAGCTGGCAGGGCGTGACCCTGGGCCTGGTGTCGGGCGCGATCACCTCGGGTCTGGGCTACATCATCTGGTACAGCGCCCTGCCCCGGCTGTCGCGCTCGCGCGCGGCGCTGGTGCAGCTCACGGTACCGGCGATCGCTGCCGCGGGCGGCGTGGTCTTCATCGGCGAGGCCATCACCACGCGGCTGGTGCTCGCCACCCTGGGCATCACCGGCGGCGTGGCGCTGGCGCTGCTGGCATCGCAGCGGCGCGCGCCGGCGCCGGTGCTCAAGCACCCCGAAACATGA
- a CDS encoding DMT family protein, which produces MSWFHTLPVPLQTIALLAASNVFMTFAWYAHLKNMGSFPWWAAALASWGIALFEYLLQVPANRIGHAEFSVAQLKIMQEVITLSVFVPFALLYLHEPLKWDYLWAGLCLMGAVYFMFRGA; this is translated from the coding sequence ATGAGCTGGTTTCACACCCTTCCCGTTCCCCTGCAGACCATCGCGCTGCTGGCGGCCAGCAACGTCTTCATGACCTTCGCCTGGTATGCCCACCTGAAGAACATGGGCAGCTTCCCCTGGTGGGCCGCTGCGCTGGCCAGCTGGGGCATTGCGCTGTTCGAGTACCTGCTGCAGGTGCCGGCCAACCGCATCGGCCATGCCGAATTCAGCGTGGCCCAGCTCAAGATCATGCAGGAGGTGATCACGCTGTCGGTCTTCGTGCCGTTCGCGTTGCTCTACCTGCACGAGCCGCTCAAGTGGGACTACCTCTGGGCCGGCCTGTGCCTGATGGGCGCGGTGTATTTCATGTTTCGGGGTGCTTGA
- a CDS encoding acyl-CoA thioesterase: MRIELPEEKKLVHQSTIPMRWGDMDAMGHLNNTVYFRYMEIARLDWLMAVGCPINPQGEGVVIANAFCNFIRQLEFPAEVLVRTYASNPGRSSFDTWAVMERSDQPGVVHATGGATVVWVDFPRQKSAPLPEHLRQLVS, translated from the coding sequence ATGAGAATCGAACTGCCCGAAGAGAAAAAGCTGGTCCATCAGAGCACCATCCCGATGCGCTGGGGCGACATGGACGCTATGGGCCACCTGAACAACACCGTCTATTTCCGCTACATGGAGATTGCGCGGCTGGACTGGCTGATGGCGGTCGGCTGCCCGATCAACCCGCAGGGCGAGGGCGTGGTGATTGCCAACGCGTTCTGCAACTTCATCCGCCAGCTCGAATTTCCCGCCGAGGTGCTGGTGCGCACCTACGCGAGCAATCCGGGGCGTTCGTCCTTCGACACCTGGGCGGTGATGGAGCGCAGCGACCAGCCCGGCGTCGTCCACGCCACCGGCGGCGCCACCGTGGTCTGGGTGGATTTCCCGCGGCAAAAATCCGCGCCGCTGCCCGAGCATCTGCGCCAGCTGGTGAGCTGA
- a CDS encoding ABC transporter ATP-binding protein — MADNEKAVLLRVKGLKVAYGGIQAVKGIDMQVREGELVSLIGSNGAGKTTTMKAITGMLGASDGDIEYLGRSIKGRGPWDMVKEGLVMVPEGRGVFARMSITENLLMGAYTRNDQAGIAEDVEKVFGIFPRLRERKNQLAGTMSGGEQQMLAMGRALMARPKVLLLDEPSMGLSPILVDTIFEVVRDVYALGVTIVLVEQNASRALAIADRGYVMESGLLTMEGTGSELLADPRVRAAYLGDESS; from the coding sequence TGCTGCGCGTCAAGGGCCTGAAGGTTGCCTATGGCGGCATCCAGGCCGTCAAGGGCATAGACATGCAGGTGCGCGAGGGCGAACTGGTGTCGCTCATCGGCTCCAACGGCGCGGGCAAGACCACGACGATGAAGGCCATCACCGGCATGCTCGGGGCGAGCGATGGCGACATCGAATACCTGGGTCGCTCCATCAAGGGCCGCGGCCCCTGGGACATGGTCAAGGAAGGTCTGGTGATGGTGCCCGAGGGCCGCGGCGTGTTCGCGCGCATGAGCATCACCGAGAACCTGCTCATGGGCGCCTACACGCGCAACGACCAGGCGGGCATTGCCGAGGACGTGGAAAAGGTCTTCGGCATCTTTCCGCGCCTGCGCGAGCGCAAGAACCAGCTGGCCGGCACCATGAGCGGCGGCGAGCAGCAGATGCTGGCCATGGGCCGGGCGCTGATGGCGCGTCCCAAGGTGCTGCTGCTCGACGAACCCTCCATGGGCCTGTCGCCCATCCTGGTGGACACCATCTTCGAGGTGGTGCGCGACGTCTATGCGCTCGGGGTGACCATCGTGCTGGTGGAGCAGAACGCAAGCCGCGCTCTGGCGATTGCCGACCGCGGCTACGTGATGGAGTCGGGCCTGCTTACCATGGAAGGCACGGGCAGCGAACTGCTGGCCGATCCGCGCGTGCGCGCCGCCTACCTGGGCGACGAATCGAGCTGA